The genome window GCGAAGGGGGTGAGCCCGGAGACGATGAGGGTGGGCACGGCGAGCTGGGCGGCGCGGCGCGCGGCCAGGAGCTTGGAGTACATGCCGCCGCTGCCCACGGCGGTCTTGCCGCTGCACATGGCCTCGATGTCGAGGTCCGCGATGTGCTCGATGACGGGCAGGGGCTTGGCGGCGGGGTTCTTCTCGGGATTCTCGGAGAAGACGCCCTTGGCGCTGGTCAGGTTGACGAAGAGGTCGGCCTCGACCAGGGAGAGGACCATGGAGGCCAGGGTGTCGTTGTCGCCGAACTTGAGCTCGGCCACGGCCACGGTGTCGTTCTCGTTGATGATGGGGATGACGCGCCAGTCGAGCAGGGTGCGCAGGGTGTTGCGGGCGTTGAGGAAGCGGGCGCGGTCCTCGAAGTCGGCGCGGGTGAGCAGGATCTGGGCCGTGGTCTTGCCGTAGCGGAAGAAGGCCTCGTCGTACTCGTGCATGAGGCGCGACTGGCCGATGGCGGACACGGCCTGGCGCGCGGGCAGGGAGCCCTCGTCGCGGCAGCCCTTGCAGTGCATGATGGCGCGCCTGCCCGCGGCCACGGCGCCGGAGGTGACGATGACCACCTCCATGCCCTTGTCGTGGAGCACGGCGATCTGGTCGGCCAGGCGGTTGACCACGCGCAGGTCCAGGCCCCTGTCCGAGGTCAGGACGGCGCTGCCGACCTTGATGACCACGCGCTCGCAGTTCTCGAGGATTCGGCGCTTCGCGTCGCGCCAGTCCGAAGTGTCGTCTACGTGCATGGAAGGCTCCCGGTGGGCGTGCGCCCGCGGCTCAGGGTTTGCGGGCCTCGTCGGCCTGCGTGTCCGTTTCGGATGCCTCGGGATCGGAAGACTCGGACGACGGCAGGGGCTTGGCCAGCCGCCAGACCTCGTCCATGAGCTCGTCCACGCCGTCGCCGCGCATGGCGGAGATGAAGCGCAGGGAGCGTCCCTCGGACTCGGCCGCCTCGCGCAGGCCGGCGAGCTCGTCCGGGGTGAGGGTGTCGATCTTGTTGATGACCCTGATCTGGGGCTTTTCGGCCAGGGCGGGCGAGAAGCGGGCCAGCTCCTCGTCGATCAGGTCGAAGCCCGCGAAGGGAGCGTCGCCCACGGTCTCCTCGGCGGCCAGGAGGTGCACCAGGATGCGCGTGCGCTCCACGTGCTTGAGGAAGGTGTGGCCGAGGCCGAGGCCCTCGTGCGCGCCCTCGACCAGGCCGGGGATGTCGGCGATGACGAGCTGGCGGCCGATGTCGTCGTCGACCACGCCGAGGTTGGGCACCAGGGTGGTGAAGGGGTAGGCCGCGATCTTGGGCCTGGCGCGCGAGACGGCGGAGATGAAGGTGGACTTGCCCGCGTTGGGCAGGCCCACGAGGCCGACGTCGGCCAGGATCTTGAGCTCCAGGCGCAGGCGGCGCTGCTCGCCGCCCTCGCCCGGCTGGGCGAAGCGCGGGGCGCGCATGGTGGAGGACTTGAAGTGCTCGTTGCCCTTGCCGCCGCGCCCGCCGCGCGCGACCACGTATTCCTGGCCCGGCTCGGAGAGGTCCGCGAGCAGCGTCTTGGGCACGTCCCTGGCGTAGGGGTTCCAGGCGCGGGGCGCGTCGTCGGACTCGTCGGAGTCGGCGGCCTCGGGCGCTTCCTCCTCGTCGGGCGCGTCGTCTTCCTCGATGGCCATGGGGGCGTCGGGCACGTAGCGCGGCTGCGGGGGGACGGCGCCCTTGGCGCCGCCCTCGGCCTTGGCGGCCGCGTCCTTGGCGGCGGGGTCGATGATCTCGTAGACCAGGGTGCCCACGGGCACCTCGATGACCAGGTCCTGGCCCGCGCGGCCGTACATCTGGCTGCCCTGGCCCGGCCGCCCGTTCTCGGCCTCGTAGACCCGCTTCATGCGGAAGTCGTAGAGGGTGAGCAGGCGGGGGGAGGCGCGCAGGATGACGTCGCCGCCGTCGCCGCCGTCGCCGCCGTTGGGGCCGCCCCGGGGGATGTACTTCTCGCGGCGGAAGGAGACGCAGCCGTGGCCGCCGTTGCCCGCCTTGGCGGTGATGGTCGCTTCGTCGACGAATCGCATGGAGATTTCCTTAGCACAGGGGCCGCCTCGGGCATAGACCCGTCAGACGGCCACGGTCCGTGCGCCGTTCAGCGCCGTCCGGCCAGGGCGGTGACGGTGGCGCGGACCTCGGCCAGCCAGGCCTCGCGCTCCTCCGGGGTCGAGGTCACGACCACGGAGAAGGTCCGTCGCGTCACGTCGTTCACGCCGCACAGGCCGAAGACGCAGTCCTTCCAGATGCGCTCGAGGGGATCGCCGAACACGGCGGCCTCGCGATCGGGAAAGGTGTTGGAGGTGTTGAAGACCGCTGCCCAGCGGGCCTTGAGCAGGCCGCAGGGCACGCCCTCGCCCGAGTCGCCCTCGACGAACTCGTAGGCCGTGCCGGGCCGCACCACGCGGTCCACCCAGCCGGTGAGCACGGCCGGGGGCATGCCCCACCAGTTGGGGTGCACGATGACGATGCCCTCGGCCTCGGCCAGCTCCGCGCAACGGCGGGCGAGGTCCGCGGGCAGGCTCGCGCCGCGCGGGATCTCCGGGCCTGGCAGGTGGGGGTCGAAGCCTTCGGCACAGAGGTCGTGGAAATCCACCTCGTGTCCCGCCTGGACGAGGGCCTGCCGCGCTGCGTCGGCTATGGCGTGGTTCAGGCTGCCGGGCGCGGGATGGGCGAGGACGAGAAGGATGCGCATGGGTGCTCCGAGGGTTTCGGGTCCTGGGGCGCGGTTGCGGAGCGCGGGGTGCCGGGCGCGGCAGGGCCGTGCGCGGCGAACGCGAAAAGGGCGGGGAGCCAGCGGCCCCCGCCCTTTCTCGTCGGCGCGTTCAAGACGTATGGGGCGGCCGTCCGGGCTTACGCCGGGACGGGCTCCACGTGCACGCGGGTCTTGACCCTGTTGTTGCGGCGATAGGTCTCGTAGCGCACCACGCCTTCGACCAGGGCGAAGAGGGTGAAGTCGCGGCCCATGCCCACGCCGTCGCCGGGGTGGACCTTGGTGCCGAGCTGACGCACGAGCACGTTGCCGGCCAGGACCTTCTGGCCGCCGAAGCGCTTCACGCCACGACGCTGTCCGGCGCTGTCGCGACCGTTGCGCGAACTGCCGCCTGCTTTTTTGTGAGCCATTGCGTCCTCCTGATCCTTTAGGCGCTGATGGCCTTGACTTTCAGGGTGGTGAACTCCTGACGGTGGCCGCGCTTGACGGCGGAGTCCTTGCGACGGCGCTTCTTGAAGATCACGACCTTCTCGCCGCGACCGTGCTCGAGCACCTCGCACGTCACCTTGGCGGACTCGACGTAGGGCGCGCCCACGGTCACGTTTCCGCCGTTGTTCACCAGAAGAACCTTTTCCAGAACGAATTCGGCACCGGCCTCCGCATCGACGCGCTCGACATTGAAATGCCGACCTTCCTCGACGCGATACTGCTTGCCGCCCGTTTCGATAATCGCGAACATGACTTCCTCCACGAAAAGAGAAGGAGCGATTTACCCTTTCCCGACCTGGTCGTCAAGCCCATATCCCGAGAAAAGTACACCCCCGATGCAAAACCGCGCCGCGTCCGCCGCGTTCGGGACGCGGAGGACGCGCGCGGCCTATTCCGCCTCGCGCGCGGCCTGCTGCTCGGCCAGGGCCCGCTCCACGGAGGCGAGCAGGTCCTTGATCTTGAAGGGCTTGGGGTAGAAGTCGTGCACCTGGCCGCGAAAGGCCTCGATGGCCGTGTTCAGCTGGGCGTAGGCCGTGATCATGATCACGTGCACGTCCGGGTAGAGCGACTTCACGGTCTTCAGAAGCTCCATGCCGTCGATGCCCTTCATCTTCAGGTCGGTGATGATGACGTCGAAACGCTCCTCCTTCAGCCGCTCGAGCGCGGGCTCGGCCGCGAGGAAGGTGGCCACGTCGTAGCCGTTGTTCTTGAAATGCATGCCGAGCATGTCGACGACGATCTTCTCGTCGTCGATGACCATTATCTTCGCCTTACCCATCGTTCTCCTCCGCTTTCTCGTCCGCGCGGGCAGCGCTCTGGGCCGTCCGCTCCGGTTCCTCTTCGTCGTCCGCTCTCCTGACCGCGGCCCGGGCCCGTGCCTCGTCGTCCCGCCGCGTCTCCGCCTGCGTCTCCCGGACCGTGTCCGGCCGGGCGTCCTGCGGTGCATCCTGCGGCATATCCTGCGGGATGTCCTTGGAAATATCCAGGGGCAGGTCCACGGTGAAGACGGTGCCCTGGCCCACCACGCTCTCGGCGTGCAGCCGTCCGCCGTGGTTCTTGACGATGCCGTAGCTCACCGAGAGCCCGAGCCCGCTGCCCTCCACGCCCTTGGTGCTGAAGAAGGGGTCGAAGATGTGCGGCAGGTGCTCGGGCGGGATGCCCTTGCCCGTGTCCGTGACCGTGATGCGCGCGAACCCGGGCTCGGGCGAGGCCGAGGTGGCCAGGCGCACCGTGCCGCCCTCGGACATGGCCTGGATGGCGTTGGTCACGAGGTTCACCAGCACCTGCTGGATCTGCGGCGCGTTGACCCGCACGGGGTCCAGACTTTCGGCCAGCTCGAGCTCGGCGTGCATGTTGGAGACGTGCAGCATGTTGTTCACCAGGCGCAGGGCGCCCTTGACCACGTCGTTCAGCTGCGCGCGCTCGGGCTCCACCTTCTTGGGCTTGGAGAAGTCCAGCAGGTGGGAGACGATCTCCTGGATGCGCGTCACCTCGTGCTCCACCTGGCGCATCATGCCGAGCCGCGCCTCGTCGTCGAAGCTTTGGTAGAAGCCCTCGAAGGTCTGGGCGAGCATGGAGATGTTGTTCAGCGGATTGGTGATCTCGTGGGCCACGCCCGCGGTGAGCACGCCGAGGGAGGCGAGCTTCTTGGACTGCAGGAGCTCCGCCTCGCGCGAGCTCAGCTGGCGCGACATGGCGTTCATGGCCCGCACCGTGGAATCGACCTCGTCGTCGCCCGCGGGCTCCTCGATCTGGCTGAAGTCGCCGCCCGCGATGGTCTTGGCCAGGGATTCGAGCTTTCGGAGCGAGGCCAGGATCTTCCTGAAGAGCAGCGGCACGGAGAGCACGCCGGTGAAGACGATGAGCACGAGCGCCACGGTCATGATGTGCCGCGTGGAGGCCAGGATGGAGTTCACCTGCGCGCGCACCTGGCGCACCATGTTCGAGGAGAACTCGCGCAGCTGGCGGCCGGACTCGCGCAGCGCCGCCTCGGCCTTCGGGCCGCGCGCGCCCGTGGCCCGGGTCTTCTCCACGGCCGCGGCGTAGCCGGTCAGGTAGCGCTCCAGCGCCTGGTAGTTCTCGGTCCCGGCGCCGCGCTCGATGGCCTCGCGCGAGCTTCTGAGCTCCTCGAAGCAGGACGCGATGCGCGATGCGATCTCGGACAGGGCCGAGTCGTCGCCGAAGAGGAAGTAGTTCTTCTCCGAGAGCCGCATCTCCAGGAACGAGGCGTTCAGGTCGTCCTGGATCTCGACCACGCGGAGCCTGGACAGCGCGCCGCTGACCCCCTGCCAGGCCACGCCCGCGGCCAGGATGATCAGGCAGAGGTTGATGGCGCTGCCGAAGACGAGCTTGCTCTTAATCCTCATAGAGGCTCCCGGCCATGCAGCGCGGCGTGGTGGAGTACTCCTTGCGCACGGGCAGGTACCATATGGCGCCGTCCACGATCATGCCCGCGCCGAGCAGCGTCATGGCGCCGTCCACGATCGACCAGGGGCCGAGGGAGAAGTAGTGCAGGAGGCCGAGGCCCAGGCAGAAGATGGTCACCCCGGTGCGCAGGAAGGCGAGGCCGGTGCGCGCCCGCGAGGCGATGGTGCGGTAGCAGGCGCAGACCGTGCGCTGCGCGGCCAGGACGTTGCGCTCGCGCGCCAGGTGGATGCGCTGGGCGAAGCCGTCGGAGATCTCCATGATCGTGGAGTAGGCGTTCAGGAACCCGCCCAGCCTGCCGAGCATGGTGCGCTTGTCCTTGTCCTCGCCGTAGTGGCGGTGCGCGCCCTCGTCCTTGAGGAAGTGGTAGTCCTCCAGGAACTGCAGGGTCACGGCCGAGACCTCCACCAGCTTCTGCACCGTGGGCGGGCGGAAGCGCGAGAAGCGCAGGCGCAGGTAGACCACCGTGCTGAACACGGCCACCAGGAAGCCGCCCGCCATGCACAGGATGTCCAGGGGCACGTCGCCCGCGTAGTTGCTGCGCATGAGCCCTTCGCCCAGGGCCACGAAGCCGAGCCCCCACCTGAGGATGTTCAGCCAGGTGCGCGACTCGGCCATGCTCGTGCGCCAGCAGGCCATGCGCGTGCGCCAGGTGGCCATGGTGTTGCGCCACTGCGCCAGCGCCGTGCGCTCCGTGCCGATCTGGCGGCCGGAGAGGCGCGGCGTGTAGTCCAGGCAGAGGTCGCGCACGTCGCGGCGAAGCGCCACCAGCCAGCGCAGCTCCCGCTCCGGGAAGCAGGCCGCCGCCTCGCGGCGCACGTCCTCGTCGCGGGGCTCGGCCGCGGCCACGATCACGGCGCCGTGGTCCACGCCCACCGGGAACCAGCGCCGCTCGGCAAAGACTTTCTCGGGCAGGGCGTGCAGCAGCTCCGGCGGGATGGCCAGGCACTCGGTGAAGGAGAAGGCGGGCAGCCCGGTGTGGACGGACAGGGCCGCCAGCAGGGCGCCGCGCCCCACGGCCATGCGCCGCAGGAGCACGTCCTCGGGGTGGCCGCCGTATTCCTTGAGCCAGGCCGCGGCCAGGACCAGGGCGTCCTCGCCGCGCTCCTTGTCCGTCTCGGCCAGGGCCGCGTAGGGGTGGAGCACGCCGCCCGAGGCCAGGGCCGCGGCCGCGGCTCCGTCCTCGGCTATGCCGGAGGCGCCGCGAAAGGCCGCTATCATCTCCTGCACGCCCTTGGTGGTGCCGTTCTCAGACATACCCGCCCTCCTCGAGCTCCACGGTGAGCCTGCTCCACTCTTCGGCGGGCTCGCCGTAGTCCGGGTAGGGGATCTCGAGGTCCGTGTGGCAGTAGGGCAGCATGGCCGCGGCGCGCCGCGCCGGGATGTGCCAGTAGCAGCCGTCCAGCACCAGCAGCACGCCGAGCACGATGACGCCGATCTCGAGGATGGTGAAGGCCGGGTGGCGGTAGCCCAGGCCGATGAGCAGGCCCGCGCCGACCGCGGTGAAGTTCATGCCCGTGCGGATGTAGGCCAGGCCCGTGCGCGAGCGGGCGAGGTTGGTGCGCAGTCCCGCCATCAGGTTCCTGCGCTCCGCGAGCAGGGTGCGCTCCAGCGCGAGGCCCGTGGTGCCGAAGATGCCGGGCGTGAGCCCGAGGCCGGGCCCGGCGCAGGCCGGGTTCCGCGGCGAGCCCCAGCCGCCGTCCAGGGCCGGGGGCAGGATGAGCGACCACAGCCACTCCATGTGCGTGGGCGGCGGGGTGCGCAGGCTCTGCCTGCCCGCCTCGCGGCCCGGCAGGTACCAGCGCAGTCCCTCGAAGATCATCAGGAGGCCCACGGCCAGGATCAGGTAGCTCGCTATCTGCCACGGCCCGGACGGCGCGCGGCGCACGAGGCCGAAGCCGAGGCCCGCGAGCGAGATGCCGGTGCGGCCGAGCGCCATGCCCGTGCGCGAGCGGGCCATGGTGGTGCGCAGGATGGCGCGGCGCGTGCGCTCGGCCGCGTACTCCGTGCGCTCGAGCGCCAGCACGCGGCGGCGCTCCACGCCCGTCAGGTCGTCCCAGTGGGAGAAGAGCTCGGCCGCGCCCGGGACGTCCGGCGAGCGCACGAAGCGCGGCCTGCCGCCCGGGTCCAGGACCTCGATGACGCTGAGCCCGGCGCCCTTGGTCGGGCAGATCGGGT of Desulfovibrio sp. X2 contains these proteins:
- the proB gene encoding glutamate 5-kinase, translating into MHVDDTSDWRDAKRRILENCERVVIKVGSAVLTSDRGLDLRVVNRLADQIAVLHDKGMEVVIVTSGAVAAGRRAIMHCKGCRDEGSLPARQAVSAIGQSRLMHEYDEAFFRYGKTTAQILLTRADFEDRARFLNARNTLRTLLDWRVIPIINENDTVAVAELKFGDNDTLASMVLSLVEADLFVNLTSAKGVFSENPEKNPAAKPLPVIEHIADLDIEAMCSGKTAVGSGGMYSKLLAARRAAQLAVPTLIVSGLTPFALEKAFEDDESGTLVLPAEHAVSRRKFWLAYHTRPAGQVWIDQGAATALRDRGKSLLAAGVTRVENDFNEGSLVRILDFQGQTIGVGLSNYSGKDLQTIMGLKTDDIARVLGPGLYAEVIHRDNMLLDPAL
- the cgtA gene encoding Obg family GTPase CgtA, producing the protein MRFVDEATITAKAGNGGHGCVSFRREKYIPRGGPNGGDGGDGGDVILRASPRLLTLYDFRMKRVYEAENGRPGQGSQMYGRAGQDLVIEVPVGTLVYEIIDPAAKDAAAKAEGGAKGAVPPQPRYVPDAPMAIEEDDAPDEEEAPEAADSDESDDAPRAWNPYARDVPKTLLADLSEPGQEYVVARGGRGGKGNEHFKSSTMRAPRFAQPGEGGEQRRLRLELKILADVGLVGLPNAGKSTFISAVSRARPKIAAYPFTTLVPNLGVVDDDIGRQLVIADIPGLVEGAHEGLGLGHTFLKHVERTRILVHLLAAEETVGDAPFAGFDLIDEELARFSPALAEKPQIRVINKIDTLTPDELAGLREAAESEGRSLRFISAMRGDGVDELMDEVWRLAKPLPSSESSDPEASETDTQADEARKP
- a CDS encoding NAD(P)H-dependent oxidoreductase gives rise to the protein MRILLVLAHPAPGSLNHAIADAARQALVQAGHEVDFHDLCAEGFDPHLPGPEIPRGASLPADLARRCAELAEAEGIVIVHPNWWGMPPAVLTGWVDRVVRPGTAYEFVEGDSGEGVPCGLLKARWAAVFNTSNTFPDREAAVFGDPLERIWKDCVFGLCGVNDVTRRTFSVVVTSTPEEREAWLAEVRATVTALAGRR
- the rpmA gene encoding 50S ribosomal protein L27 — encoded protein: MAHKKAGGSSRNGRDSAGQRRGVKRFGGQKVLAGNVLVRQLGTKVHPGDGVGMGRDFTLFALVEGVVRYETYRRNNRVKTRVHVEPVPA
- the rplU gene encoding 50S ribosomal protein L21; its protein translation is MFAIIETGGKQYRVEEGRHFNVERVDAEAGAEFVLEKVLLVNNGGNVTVGAPYVESAKVTCEVLEHGRGEKVVIFKKRRRKDSAVKRGHRQEFTTLKVKAISA
- a CDS encoding response regulator, which encodes MGKAKIMVIDDEKIVVDMLGMHFKNNGYDVATFLAAEPALERLKEERFDVIITDLKMKGIDGMELLKTVKSLYPDVHVIMITAYAQLNTAIEAFRGQVHDFYPKPFKIKDLLASVERALAEQQAAREAE
- a CDS encoding ATP-binding protein; its protein translation is MRIKSKLVFGSAINLCLIILAAGVAWQGVSGALSRLRVVEIQDDLNASFLEMRLSEKNYFLFGDDSALSEIASRIASCFEELRSSREAIERGAGTENYQALERYLTGYAAAVEKTRATGARGPKAEAALRESGRQLREFSSNMVRQVRAQVNSILASTRHIMTVALVLIVFTGVLSVPLLFRKILASLRKLESLAKTIAGGDFSQIEEPAGDDEVDSTVRAMNAMSRQLSSREAELLQSKKLASLGVLTAGVAHEITNPLNNISMLAQTFEGFYQSFDDEARLGMMRQVEHEVTRIQEIVSHLLDFSKPKKVEPERAQLNDVVKGALRLVNNMLHVSNMHAELELAESLDPVRVNAPQIQQVLVNLVTNAIQAMSEGGTVRLATSASPEPGFARITVTDTGKGIPPEHLPHIFDPFFSTKGVEGSGLGLSVSYGIVKNHGGRLHAESVVGQGTVFTVDLPLDISKDIPQDMPQDAPQDARPDTVRETQAETRRDDEARARAAVRRADDEEEPERTAQSAARADEKAEENDG
- a CDS encoding General secretory system II protein E domain protein, which translates into the protein MSENGTTKGVQEMIAAFRGASGIAEDGAAAAALASGGVLHPYAALAETDKERGEDALVLAAAWLKEYGGHPEDVLLRRMAVGRGALLAALSVHTGLPAFSFTECLAIPPELLHALPEKVFAERRWFPVGVDHGAVIVAAAEPRDEDVRREAAACFPERELRWLVALRRDVRDLCLDYTPRLSGRQIGTERTALAQWRNTMATWRTRMACWRTSMAESRTWLNILRWGLGFVALGEGLMRSNYAGDVPLDILCMAGGFLVAVFSTVVYLRLRFSRFRPPTVQKLVEVSAVTLQFLEDYHFLKDEGAHRHYGEDKDKRTMLGRLGGFLNAYSTIMEISDGFAQRIHLARERNVLAAQRTVCACYRTIASRARTGLAFLRTGVTIFCLGLGLLHYFSLGPWSIVDGAMTLLGAGMIVDGAIWYLPVRKEYSTTPRCMAGSLYED
- a CDS encoding General secretory system II protein E domain protein — protein: MPSANQHTDPSRIIFYDEDTMLPGGVLRRLDFAQCRAELWFPVAVEDGRAIVAAVRPEDPAVARAAAERLGVAEARAVACPEEDVIRLIENNYDINPNFPPSAGRTPLAKARTFLAGHRSFLSGFRTTLARGRTGLSMFRTGLAFLTIFSLLMRLFGLGWLAPVDAVLLFLSLYLIVDGLVWYLPVRRHSKGRLHPICPTKGAGLSVIEVLDPGGRPRFVRSPDVPGAAELFSHWDDLTGVERRRVLALERTEYAAERTRRAILRTTMARSRTGMALGRTGISLAGLGFGLVRRAPSGPWQIASYLILAVGLLMIFEGLRWYLPGREAGRQSLRTPPPTHMEWLWSLILPPALDGGWGSPRNPACAGPGLGLTPGIFGTTGLALERTLLAERRNLMAGLRTNLARSRTGLAYIRTGMNFTAVGAGLLIGLGYRHPAFTILEIGVIVLGVLLVLDGCYWHIPARRAAAMLPYCHTDLEIPYPDYGEPAEEWSRLTVELEEGGYV